Proteins encoded together in one Pantoea sp. CCBC3-3-1 window:
- the sseB gene encoding enhanced serine sensitivity protein SseB, whose protein sequence is MNDTNQRLEEVLKLAATEPAHRPEFFSLLMAASVWVPGEQEQTDAEPAQVDLEHWEKEDGSSIIPFFTSLAAMEQAVTSAQPFLVMPVHTLFSLTQGETLFLNPKLPAGKEFSPREITSLLGEGGNALSQQSVLEGGTSLLLSEIAEPPEQVIASLTQLFAKHKQVRRAWVAHIKEAPEDRPNLLIGIEADSDIENIIQAAGSVATDTLLDDEPVDICEVIEGEKGISHFFMAHITPFYERRWGSFLRDFKSSN, encoded by the coding sequence ATGAATGACACTAACCAGCGCCTTGAAGAGGTGCTGAAGCTGGCGGCAACGGAGCCGGCACACCGTCCTGAGTTCTTTTCATTACTGATGGCCGCCAGCGTTTGGGTTCCAGGCGAGCAGGAACAAACGGACGCTGAGCCGGCGCAGGTCGATCTGGAGCACTGGGAGAAAGAGGATGGCAGCAGCATTATTCCTTTCTTCACCTCTTTAGCTGCAATGGAGCAGGCCGTTACTTCTGCCCAGCCTTTTCTGGTAATGCCGGTGCACACGCTGTTTAGCCTGACGCAGGGCGAAACCTTATTCCTGAACCCAAAGCTTCCTGCCGGGAAAGAATTCAGCCCGCGCGAAATTACCAGCCTGTTAGGTGAGGGCGGTAATGCGCTTAGCCAGCAAAGCGTACTGGAAGGGGGAACATCCCTGCTGCTTTCTGAAATTGCCGAGCCGCCGGAACAGGTAATTGCTTCATTAACGCAGCTTTTCGCTAAACATAAGCAGGTTCGCCGTGCCTGGGTTGCTCATATCAAAGAAGCGCCGGAAGATCGGCCAAATCTGCTCATTGGCATTGAGGCCGACAGCGATATCGAAAATATCATTCAGGCAGCAGGAAGCGTCGCGACAGATACCCTGCTGGATGACGAGCCGGTAGACATTTGCGAAGTGATTGAGGGTGAAAAGGGTATCAGCCACTTCTTTATGGCGCACATCACGCCGTTTTATGAACGCCGGTGGGGCAGCTTTCTGCGCGATTTCAAAAGCAGTAATTAA
- the pepB gene encoding aminopeptidase PepB, with amino-acid sequence MTTTPMNILLSTAAADARWGEKATLTSNDSGMTIHLTGNDALTTIQRAARKIDAQGIRHVSLRGDWDLEQSWAFWQGYRGPKGERKVDWATLNEQDRAEFDRRSKIIDWVRDTINLPAEDLSPSQLAQRAVDLLSEIGNEKVSYRITKGDDLRLQGYAGLHTVGRGSTRNPALLVLDYNPTGDDSAPVFACLVGKGITFDTGGYSLKPSGSMDSMKSDMGGAATLTGSLALAISRGLNKRVKLYLCCADNMVSGNAFRLGDIIRYRNGKSVEVMNTDAEGRLVLADGLIDASEQNPQLLIDAATLTGAAKTALGNDYHALFSFDDELAHSLLGSATAENEPFWRLPLAEFHRSYLPSNFADLNNIAAPSHTAGASTAAAFLSHFVKNYQKGWLHIDCSATYRKGAVDQWSAGATGLGVRTVANLLLK; translated from the coding sequence ATGACCACAACGCCAATGAACATTTTGCTGTCAACGGCAGCGGCGGATGCACGCTGGGGCGAGAAAGCGACCCTGACCAGCAACGACAGCGGCATGACTATTCATTTAACCGGTAACGATGCGTTAACGACTATCCAGCGAGCGGCACGCAAGATTGATGCGCAGGGAATTCGTCACGTTAGCCTGCGTGGCGACTGGGATCTGGAACAAAGCTGGGCATTCTGGCAGGGCTATCGCGGCCCGAAAGGCGAACGAAAAGTAGATTGGGCCACGCTTAACGAGCAGGACCGGGCCGAATTCGATCGCCGCAGCAAAATTATCGATTGGGTACGCGATACCATTAATTTACCCGCCGAAGATCTCAGTCCGTCCCAGCTGGCACAGCGTGCGGTGGATTTACTGAGTGAGATAGGCAACGAAAAAGTCAGCTATCGCATTACCAAAGGCGACGATCTGCGTTTACAGGGATATGCGGGCCTGCACACCGTTGGGCGCGGTTCAACCCGTAATCCGGCGCTGCTGGTGCTTGACTACAATCCAACCGGCGATGACAGCGCGCCCGTTTTTGCCTGCCTGGTGGGCAAAGGCATTACCTTTGATACCGGCGGTTACAGCCTTAAGCCAAGCGGCTCAATGGACTCCATGAAATCAGACATGGGTGGTGCAGCTACGCTTACCGGCTCGCTGGCGCTGGCTATCAGTCGTGGCCTTAATAAACGCGTCAAGCTTTATCTGTGCTGCGCGGATAACATGGTGAGCGGCAATGCTTTCCGTCTTGGCGATATCATTCGCTACCGCAATGGCAAATCCGTGGAAGTCATGAACACCGATGCGGAAGGGCGACTGGTACTTGCTGATGGCCTGATTGACGCCAGCGAGCAGAACCCACAGTTGCTGATTGATGCGGCAACGCTTACCGGCGCAGCCAAAACTGCACTGGGCAATGATTACCATGCCTTGTTCAGCTTTGACGATGAGCTGGCCCACTCTTTACTGGGAAGCGCCACGGCAGAAAACGAACCGTTCTGGCGTCTGCCGCTGGCGGAATTCCATCGCAGCTATCTGCCGTCGAACTTTGCCGATCTGAACAATATCGCGGCACCTTCACACACTGCGGGTGCCAGCACCGCGGCCGCTTTCCTGTCGCATTTTGTTAAAAACTACCAGAAAGGCTGGCTGCATATTGACTGTTCGGCCACCTACCGCAAAGGTGCTGTCGATCAGTGGTCTGCGGGTGCGACCGGTCTGGGCGTGCGCACCGTAGCCAACCTGCTGTTGAAATAG
- a CDS encoding IscS subfamily cysteine desulfurase codes for MKVPIYLDYAATTPADPRVAEKMMQFLTMDGTFGNPASRSHRFGWQAEEAVDVARNQIAELIGADPREIVFTSGATESDNLAIKGAAHFHQEKGRHIITSQTEHKAVLDTCIQLEREGFTVTYLAPQPNGIINLNELEAAMRDDTILVSIMHVNNETGVVQDIAAIGELCRSRDILFHVDATQSLGKLPVDVSQLNVDLMSFSAHKLYGPKGIGGLYARRKPRIRIEAQIHGGGHERGMRSGTLPVHQIVGMGEAYRIAREEMAEESARLAGLRQRLWQGISGIEEVYLNGDLEKGAPNILNVSFNYVDGESLIMALKDLALSSGSACTSASLEPSYVLRALGLDDELAHSSLRFSLGRFTTREEIDYAVELVGKSIQRLRELSPQWKAFKASGLGSKASSLRS; via the coding sequence ATGAAAGTACCGATTTACCTGGATTACGCCGCTACTACTCCCGCCGACCCCCGCGTCGCTGAAAAAATGATGCAGTTCCTGACGATGGACGGTACGTTTGGTAATCCAGCTTCCCGCTCTCACCGCTTCGGCTGGCAGGCAGAAGAAGCTGTTGATGTCGCCCGCAACCAAATCGCAGAACTGATTGGCGCCGATCCGCGTGAAATTGTTTTCACTTCTGGCGCAACTGAATCAGACAATCTGGCGATTAAAGGTGCCGCACATTTCCATCAGGAAAAAGGGCGCCACATCATCACCAGCCAGACAGAACACAAAGCGGTACTGGATACCTGTATTCAGCTTGAGCGCGAAGGTTTTACGGTGACTTATCTTGCGCCTCAACCCAACGGCATTATTAATCTGAACGAGCTGGAAGCCGCGATGCGTGATGACACCATCCTGGTTTCCATCATGCACGTTAATAATGAAACCGGCGTGGTGCAGGACATTGCCGCTATCGGCGAGCTGTGCCGCTCACGAGATATCCTCTTTCATGTTGATGCGACTCAAAGCCTGGGGAAACTTCCGGTAGACGTCAGCCAGCTGAACGTCGATCTGATGTCGTTTTCAGCCCATAAACTCTATGGACCAAAAGGCATCGGTGGCCTGTATGCGCGCCGGAAGCCCCGCATTCGTATTGAGGCACAAATTCACGGCGGCGGTCATGAGCGCGGTATGCGTTCCGGAACGCTACCGGTGCATCAAATTGTCGGCATGGGGGAAGCCTACCGGATTGCCAGAGAAGAAATGGCGGAAGAATCGGCCCGTCTCGCCGGACTTCGCCAGAGGCTGTGGCAGGGGATCAGCGGCATTGAGGAAGTTTATCTGAATGGCGATCTGGAAAAAGGCGCACCCAACATTCTGAACGTCAGCTTTAACTATGTTGATGGTGAATCACTGATAATGGCGCTGAAAGATTTAGCGCTTTCTTCCGGTTCAGCCTGTACTTCAGCCAGCCTTGAACCGTCCTACGTGCTGCGCGCGCTGGGTCTGGATGACGAACTTGCCCACAGTTCATTGCGTTTTTCACTGGGCCGCTTCACCACCCGCGAAGAAATTGATTACGCTGTTGAACTGGTTGGCAAATCAATCCAGCGCCTGCGTGAGCTGTCACCCCAGTGGAAAGCTTTTAAAGCCAGCGGCCTGGGCAGCAAGGCATCCTCTCTGCGTTCCTGA
- the iscR gene encoding Fe-S cluster assembly transcriptional regulator IscR, producing the protein MRLTSKGRYAVTAMLDVALHSHEGPVPLADISERQGISLSYLEQLFSRLRKNGLVASVRGPGGGYLLGKESNAIAVGAVITAVDESVDATKCQGKEGCQGGERCLTHVLWRDLSERISDFLNNITLAELVNNQEILDVADRQNSTEKARVPNTRVHETINVNLRA; encoded by the coding sequence ATGAGACTGACATCCAAAGGCCGTTATGCCGTTACCGCTATGCTCGACGTTGCTCTTCATTCTCACGAAGGTCCAGTGCCGTTAGCTGATATTTCTGAACGCCAGGGCATCTCCCTGTCTTATCTGGAACAGCTGTTTTCTCGCCTGCGCAAAAATGGTCTGGTGGCCAGCGTTCGCGGTCCGGGCGGTGGTTATCTGCTGGGTAAAGAGTCGAACGCGATTGCTGTCGGTGCGGTAATTACTGCCGTGGATGAGTCCGTTGACGCGACCAAGTGCCAGGGTAAAGAAGGTTGTCAGGGCGGCGAGCGTTGTCTGACTCACGTGCTGTGGCGCGATCTGAGCGAACGCATTAGCGATTTCCTCAACAACATTACGCTGGCTGAATTGGTTAACAACCAGGAAATCCTGGACGTTGCAGACCGTCAAAATTCTACTGAAAAAGCGCGCGTGCCTAACACCCGCGTGCATGAAACCATTAACGTCAATCTGCGTGCCTGA
- the trmJ gene encoding tRNA (cytosine(32)/uridine(32)-2'-O)-methyltransferase TrmJ has translation MLSNIRIVLVETSHTGNMGSVARAMKTMGLTNLYLVNPLVKPDSQAIALAAGASDVIGEAHIVDTLDEALTGCSLVVGTSARSRSLPWPMLDPRECGIKSVQEGEQAPVALVFGRERVGLTNEELQKCHYHVAIAANPEYSSLNLAMAVQIIAYEVRMAFLQSQEQKAEQPDFEASPYPLVDDLERFYQHMEQMMVKSGFIREGSPGQVMSKMRRLYTRARPERDELNILRGMLSSLEKPKGDK, from the coding sequence ATGCTCTCGAATATCCGAATTGTGCTGGTGGAAACCTCTCACACTGGCAACATGGGTTCTGTCGCTCGCGCGATGAAAACCATGGGTTTAACAAACCTTTACCTGGTCAACCCACTCGTCAAGCCTGACTCCCAGGCGATTGCGCTGGCTGCCGGTGCCAGCGATGTTATTGGCGAAGCCCACATCGTGGATACCCTTGACGAAGCGTTGACAGGGTGTAGCCTGGTCGTGGGTACCAGCGCCCGTTCCCGTTCGCTTCCCTGGCCGATGCTCGATCCACGCGAATGCGGCATCAAGAGCGTACAGGAAGGCGAGCAGGCCCCGGTGGCACTGGTCTTTGGCCGCGAGCGCGTTGGCCTGACCAATGAAGAACTGCAAAAGTGTCATTATCATGTCGCTATTGCGGCTAACCCGGAATACAGCTCGCTCAACCTGGCGATGGCGGTGCAGATCATCGCTTACGAAGTGCGTATGGCATTTTTACAATCGCAGGAACAGAAAGCAGAACAGCCAGACTTTGAAGCGTCACCGTATCCGCTGGTCGACGACCTCGAGCGTTTTTATCAGCATATGGAACAGATGATGGTAAAAAGCGGCTTTATCCGTGAAGGCAGCCCGGGGCAGGTGATGAGCAAGATGCGTCGCCTCTATACCCGTGCGCGCCCGGAGCGTGACGAGCTGAACATTCTGCGCGGCATGCTTTCTTCGCTGGAAAAACCGAAAGGCGATAAATAG